In Amycolatopsis endophytica, the following are encoded in one genomic region:
- a CDS encoding calcium:proton antiporter, with translation MATRIRSWLTDWTILAPLVAIVALLFSWGRTLPLPLVIVVALCLAAAVLAAVHHAEVVAHRIGEPFGSLVLAVAVTVIEVALIVTLMADGGPKSATLARDTVFAAVMITCNGILGVSLLVGALRHRVAVFNAEGAGAALATVATLATLSLVLPAFTTSRPGPEFSPAQLAFAGVASLVLYGLFVAMQTYRHRDYFLPVKQGADEHAEPPSAGAAWTSLAFLLIALVAVVGDAKAVSPAIERGVDSAGLPHAVVGVVIALLVLLPETLAALRAALRDRIQTSLNLALGSAMASIGLTIPAIALASIWLPGTLVLGLGSTHLVLLALTVVTGVLTVVPGRATPLQGGVHLALLAAFIFLAVNP, from the coding sequence GTGGCCACCCGCATTCGCTCCTGGCTGACCGACTGGACCATCCTCGCCCCTCTGGTGGCCATCGTCGCGCTGTTGTTCAGCTGGGGCCGGACGTTGCCGTTGCCGCTCGTCATCGTGGTCGCGCTGTGCCTGGCCGCGGCCGTGCTCGCCGCCGTCCACCACGCGGAGGTCGTCGCGCACCGGATCGGTGAGCCGTTCGGGTCACTCGTGCTGGCCGTCGCCGTCACGGTGATCGAAGTCGCCTTGATCGTCACTCTGATGGCTGACGGCGGTCCGAAAAGCGCCACTCTCGCGCGGGATACGGTGTTCGCCGCCGTGATGATCACCTGCAACGGCATCCTCGGTGTCTCACTGCTGGTCGGTGCGCTGCGGCACCGGGTCGCGGTGTTCAACGCCGAGGGCGCGGGTGCCGCGCTGGCGACCGTGGCGACGCTGGCCACGCTGAGCCTGGTCCTGCCTGCGTTCACGACCAGCCGTCCCGGTCCGGAGTTCTCGCCGGCGCAACTGGCCTTCGCGGGCGTGGCGTCGCTCGTGCTGTACGGGTTGTTCGTCGCGATGCAGACCTACCGGCACCGCGACTACTTCCTCCCGGTCAAGCAGGGCGCCGACGAGCACGCCGAACCACCCAGCGCCGGCGCGGCCTGGACGAGCCTGGCCTTCCTGCTGATCGCGCTCGTGGCGGTGGTCGGTGACGCGAAGGCGGTGTCCCCGGCGATCGAACGCGGGGTGGACAGCGCCGGACTGCCGCACGCGGTGGTCGGCGTGGTGATCGCGCTGCTCGTGCTGTTGCCGGAAACCCTCGCCGCGCTGCGGGCCGCCCTGCGCGACCGGATCCAGACCAGCCTCAACCTCGCGCTCGGTTCGGCGATGGCGAGCATCGGCCTGACCATTCCGGCCATCGCGCTCGCCTCGATCTGGCTGCCCGGCACGCTCGTGCTCGGCCTCGGCAGCACCCACCTGGTGCTCCTCGCGCTCACCGTGGTGACCGGCGTGCTGACCGTCGTGCCCGGCCGCGCGACCCCGCTGCAGGGCGGAGTGCACCTCGCGCTGCTGGCCGCGTTCATCTTCCTGGCGGTGAATCCCTAG
- a CDS encoding fatty acid desaturase family protein — translation MTGLQDRLTPEQIEAFGREMDAIRQRIVADLGQDDVDYIMNVIRTQRGLEVAGRALLFAGFFPPAWLAGVGALSLAKILDNMEIGHNVMHGQYDWTRIPELSSQKFEWDTMAPAENWRHSHNYIHHTFTNVLDKDRDIGYGILRIDPAQKWHPYYLGNPVYATVLAFIFQWGVMLHDLEFDRIVRGERKWSDPELKQMRARMAPKAVKQVGKDYVLFPLLTGPLAPLTFLGNATANLTRNLWAFAIIFCGHFPSDVESFTEEETENESRGQWYLRQILGSANITGGPLFHILSGNLSHQIEHHLFPDIPARRYPQIAAEVRAICEKYGLPYNTGPLRKQLWSVAKKIVKFALPPKPQRSAPEPDTLARDKVSRAA, via the coding sequence ATGACCGGCCTGCAGGACCGGCTCACGCCGGAGCAGATCGAGGCGTTCGGCCGCGAGATGGACGCGATCCGGCAGCGGATCGTCGCCGATCTCGGCCAGGACGACGTCGACTACATCATGAACGTCATCAGGACCCAGCGCGGACTGGAGGTCGCCGGGCGCGCCCTGCTGTTCGCCGGGTTCTTCCCGCCGGCGTGGCTGGCGGGCGTCGGTGCGCTGTCGCTGGCCAAGATCCTCGACAACATGGAGATCGGCCACAACGTCATGCACGGTCAGTACGACTGGACGCGCATCCCCGAGCTGAGCTCGCAGAAGTTCGAGTGGGACACGATGGCGCCCGCCGAGAACTGGCGGCACTCGCACAACTACATCCACCACACGTTCACCAACGTCCTCGACAAGGACCGCGACATCGGGTACGGCATCCTGCGCATCGACCCGGCGCAGAAGTGGCACCCGTACTACCTGGGCAATCCGGTGTACGCGACCGTGCTGGCGTTCATCTTCCAGTGGGGCGTGATGCTGCACGACCTGGAGTTCGACCGGATCGTCCGCGGCGAGCGGAAGTGGTCGGACCCGGAGCTCAAGCAGATGCGCGCGCGGATGGCGCCGAAGGCGGTGAAGCAGGTCGGCAAGGACTACGTGCTGTTCCCGCTGCTCACCGGCCCGCTCGCGCCGCTGACGTTCCTCGGCAACGCGACCGCGAACCTGACCCGCAACCTGTGGGCGTTCGCGATCATCTTCTGCGGCCACTTCCCCTCCGACGTGGAGAGCTTCACCGAGGAGGAGACCGAGAACGAGTCGCGTGGTCAGTGGTACCTGCGGCAGATCCTCGGCTCGGCCAACATCACCGGCGGGCCGCTGTTCCACATCCTGAGCGGGAACCTGTCGCACCAGATCGAGCACCACCTGTTCCCGGACATCCCGGCGCGGCGGTACCCGCAGATCGCGGCCGAAGTGCGTGCCATCTGCGAGAAGTACGGCTTGCCGTACAACACCGGCCCGTTGCGCAAGCAGCTGTGGTCGGTGGCGAAGAAGATCGTCAAGTTCGCGTTGCCACCGAAGCCGCAGCGCAGCGCTCCCGAGCCCGATACGCTGGCGCGCGACAAGGTTTCTCGAGCGGCGTGA
- a CDS encoding thiolase family protein, with protein sequence MTDVVIAGAAMTRFGKFGGSTIRSLSEEAVSDALADAGLTPAEVGMVFFANAAAGMLTGQEMIRGQVALRHTGLLGAPIVNVENACASASTAFHLAVTAVAGGAVDVALAVGVEKLTHHDKTKSFAAIATAVDQLEPGELRQWTDTECAGRGSLFMDIYAAQTRAYMARTGATAADFAEVSVKSHDHASLNPKAQYRERVTAGEVLASRLVSEPLTVLMCSPLGDGAAAIVVCSAARARALGVSGVRVRGCALVSGDGEKGSLQRAATRAFNSAGLGPEDLDVLEIHDAAAPAELMVYEDLGLCGEGQGAALLRSGQTRLGGSCVVNPSGGLLAKGHPIGATGCGQLVELTDQLRGRCGPRQVPGARVALAENGGGFLGRDTAAMVVTILAT encoded by the coding sequence ATGACCGATGTCGTGATCGCCGGCGCCGCGATGACCCGGTTCGGGAAGTTCGGCGGCAGCACGATCCGGTCGCTGTCCGAGGAGGCCGTGTCCGACGCGCTGGCCGACGCCGGACTGACCCCGGCCGAGGTCGGCATGGTGTTCTTCGCCAACGCCGCGGCCGGGATGCTGACCGGTCAGGAGATGATCCGCGGCCAGGTCGCGTTGCGGCACACCGGGCTGCTCGGCGCGCCGATCGTCAACGTCGAGAACGCCTGCGCGTCGGCGTCCACCGCGTTCCACCTCGCCGTGACCGCGGTGGCGGGTGGCGCCGTCGACGTCGCGCTCGCGGTCGGCGTGGAAAAGCTGACCCACCACGACAAGACGAAGTCGTTCGCCGCCATCGCCACGGCTGTCGACCAGCTGGAACCGGGTGAGCTGAGGCAGTGGACGGACACCGAGTGCGCGGGCAGGGGCTCGTTGTTCATGGACATCTACGCCGCGCAGACCCGCGCGTACATGGCGCGCACCGGCGCGACCGCGGCCGACTTCGCCGAGGTGTCGGTGAAGAGCCACGACCACGCGTCGCTGAACCCGAAGGCGCAGTACCGGGAACGCGTCACCGCGGGCGAGGTGCTGGCGAGCCGTCTGGTGTCCGAACCGCTGACCGTGCTCATGTGCTCGCCGCTCGGTGACGGTGCCGCCGCGATCGTCGTGTGCTCGGCCGCCCGTGCCCGCGCGCTCGGCGTTTCGGGTGTGCGGGTGCGGGGTTGCGCGCTGGTGTCCGGCGACGGCGAAAAGGGCTCGCTGCAGCGCGCGGCGACGCGGGCGTTCAACTCCGCCGGGCTGGGCCCGGAGGACCTGGACGTGCTGGAGATCCACGACGCGGCGGCCCCGGCCGAGCTGATGGTGTACGAGGATCTCGGGCTCTGCGGCGAGGGCCAGGGGGCGGCGCTGCTGCGGTCCGGGCAGACCCGGCTGGGCGGCAGCTGCGTGGTCAACCCCAGCGGCGGGCTGCTCGCGAAGGGACATCCCATCGGCGCCACCGGGTGCGGCCAGCTCGTGGAGCTGACCGACCAGCTGCGCGGCCGGTGCGGGCCGCGCCAGGTCCCCGGCGCCCGTGTCGCGCTGGCCGAAAACGGCGGCGGTTTCCTGGGCCGCGATACCGCGGCGATGGTGGTCACGATCCTGGCGACCTAG
- a CDS encoding ferredoxin reductase, which yields MRLAALAEALLTPHGIDRYLELVHPMLVRRELRGEVTAVEHQTADTVTLTLRPSSAWRGFQAGQYVRVSVDIDGVRRTRCYSPAGSQHRAGQLELTIKEQGLVSGHLQRMRPGQVVGLSQADGAFTLPGRRPKRLLMISGGSGITPLMAMLRTLADEGHDGEVVFLHYANTPADLLYAGELARQAPNVRVVTAYTHAGDGFFSRKHLVAAAPWYADAPAYVCGPAPLMDAVRAVYDREKLGAQLITEEFTPPELVIDETAAEGTVRFAHSGVEFPNSGRPLLEQAEEAGLSPEHGCRMGICFSCTKVKARGRVRNAKSGEVSGEDNEEIQLCISVPAGDVEIDA from the coding sequence ATGCGGCTCGCCGCGCTGGCCGAGGCGCTGCTCACCCCGCACGGCATCGACCGCTACCTCGAACTCGTCCACCCGATGCTCGTCCGCCGTGAGCTCCGGGGCGAGGTCACGGCCGTCGAGCACCAGACGGCGGACACGGTCACCCTGACCCTGCGGCCGAGCTCCGCGTGGCGCGGTTTCCAGGCCGGGCAGTACGTGCGGGTCTCGGTCGACATCGACGGCGTCCGGCGCACCCGCTGCTACTCGCCCGCCGGGTCGCAGCACCGGGCCGGGCAGCTGGAGCTGACGATCAAGGAGCAGGGCCTGGTGTCCGGGCACCTCCAGCGGATGCGGCCGGGGCAGGTCGTCGGGCTGTCCCAGGCCGACGGCGCGTTCACCCTGCCCGGGCGGCGTCCCAAGCGGCTGCTGATGATCAGTGGCGGCAGCGGGATCACGCCGCTGATGGCGATGCTGCGCACGCTCGCCGACGAGGGTCACGACGGCGAAGTCGTGTTCCTGCACTACGCCAACACCCCCGCGGACCTGCTCTACGCAGGCGAACTCGCGCGCCAGGCGCCGAACGTGCGCGTCGTGACCGCGTACACGCACGCGGGCGACGGGTTCTTCTCACGGAAGCACCTGGTGGCGGCAGCCCCGTGGTACGCCGACGCGCCCGCCTACGTCTGCGGTCCGGCGCCGCTGATGGACGCGGTGCGGGCCGTCTACGACCGGGAGAAGTTGGGTGCACAACTGATCACCGAAGAGTTCACGCCGCCGGAACTGGTGATCGACGAAACCGCCGCCGAGGGCACCGTGCGGTTCGCCCACAGCGGCGTCGAGTTCCCCAACTCCGGCCGCCCGCTGCTGGAACAGGCCGAGGAGGCCGGGCTGTCCCCGGAGCACGGGTGCCGCATGGGCATCTGCTTCTCCTGCACCAAGGTCAAGGCCCGCGGCCGGGTGCGCAACGCGAAGTCGGGCGAGGTGTCCGGCGAAGACAACGAAGAGATCCAGCTCTGCATCTCAGTCCCCGCCGGGGACGTCGAAATCGACGCGTAA